The Zea mays cultivar B73 chromosome 7, Zm-B73-REFERENCE-NAM-5.0, whole genome shotgun sequence DNA segment GCAGGTTGCTCCATAAGCCTGCGGTCAAAAATGGCAGTGTGTACACTTGAGGCCCTGTTTGGGAATAAAGTTTTTGAAAActacagtttttgaaatactatactatactttagttatgacaataccgtagtttataataccgcagttttgaaaactgaggtccagagctaagtttagaatgccttaaaacaactatagtatttgcaatacttcagttttgaaaacagagattttacccagcttgccaaacaccattatgtatataatactgcagtatttgagaatactgcagtattcttccaaaactgcagaaaaactttgttcccaaacacctCCTGAAAGTTGGAGCCATGGCCGCCATGCCTTCTTTTACGATCAGACAGACTGGCAGGCAAGCAGGGATGGCCAGCAAAGAACGACGCATGCGCGCGCCTCGTGAGCAGCCGTGTCAACGCACGACACGTGCCTCCCGTCGACCCGGGTTGGGATCATCGGCTAAGctcagcacagcacagcaccgcATCTTTTTCTCCTGTGGGAGACGCCCAGTTGCCAGTTGGTACGAGGAAAGCACAAAGCGGGCCGGGGAAAGCAGAGCAAGCATGAGTGAGTGTGCGCTGCAACTTGGGACTGTTCCGTAAGCACATCTTTTCTGCATCAAATTGGCGTTTGCATGCTTACTTGGCTGTCAGGGTTCTGTGGTTCGTTAACCGGAATGCAACCGTAAACAAAGTCAAAATTCAGGTCAAGTTGGAGTGTCGCAGGCAAGGCCTTAATAAGTTCTTAACCAGGAGTACATACAGAACAAAACCTCATGCCATTCGCTCGCTGACCTGGTGCAGCTAAGCACACTGCACTGCAAGATCTGTGTGACCATGATGTCCATAACCATAAAATAATATAAGCCCATCCAGCAAAGCAGGCTATTAAACAAGCGATCCAGGACCTCGGCTCAAATCTAACACCATTTATTACCCTTTATTTTTCTTTCTAAAATACTAAGCCTGTGCCCTCCCGGCTGACCAATTGGCCCCACCGGCTCAGTCTCTGGCCCACTGTCTGCGTCCCTCTATCTACGCGTATAAACCCCCACCCCACCCCGTTCGCGCAGCCGCCCGCCACGCCTTCCTCCGGACGCCAGTCTGCGAGCGCCGAGCGCCCGAGCGCAGCCAGGtgtcgcccgcccgcccgcctccGGCAAATGTGACTTGCAGACGAAGGTCGCTGCAGTGGCCCGTGCTCGATGGTGGCAAGGTGCGCGCACGCCGACGCCGGCGGGTTCCGCATCTGGCCGATCTTCTCCGCCGCCTCGCTGCGGAGGAAGGTGCTAGAGGTTCTCGCgtgcggcggcggtggcggtggcggtgacGGAGGCGGTTCCTGCCGTGGACGGACGGCCTACCGGTCGCCACAGCGGATTCCGAGGCCGAGACCGCGGTCGGACAGGCTCGCGGAGCTGCTCAGGGCCGAGCAGCCGTCCGAGTGCAGcgacgaggctgaggccgaggccgaggcggcgGCCAGGAAGGTGGAGGCGTTGGAGGAGCTGAAGGGCGTGGTGGGGGCGCTCCGGGACGGCGGGGGCGACGGCTGCATGTCCCGCGTCGAGGCGGCCATGGCCGTGCGGAGCAAGGCCAAGGACGACGCCGGCGCTAGGGAGATGCTCGCGATGCTCGGCGCCATCCCGCCGCTCGTCGCGATGCTGGACGAGGGCGGCGACGTGGGGGAGGATGTCACGACCGCAGCGCTGTACGCGCTGCTCAACTTGGGGATCGGCAATGACACGTGAGTTGTCTGCCTTCTCTGTTTCGTGATCAGATCTGGGGGGATTCGGTTTCGGAATGTGCAGAGCTGTCTGCATGATTGTTGCCAGGAACAAGGCGGCGATCGTGCAGGCCGGTGCCGTGCACAAGATGCTCCGCATTGCGGAGGGCGGCGCGCTAACGGAGGCGGCCGTGGTCGCCAACTTCCTCTGCCTCAGCGCACTCGACGCCAACAAGCCCGTCATCGGCGCGTCCGGCGCCGCGCCCTTCCTCGTGCGCGCGTTCCAGGCCGCGTCCTCCACTGAGCAGGCGCGCCACGACGCGCTGCGCGCGCTCCTGAACCTCTCCATCGCGCCCGCCAACGCGCTGCACCTGCTGGCGGCCGGGCTCGCGCCGGCGCTGGTGGCGGCCGTGGGGGACGGCCCTGTGACGGACCGCGCGCTCGCCGTGCTCTGCAACCTCGTGGCGGCCTGCCCCGAGGGCCGCCGCGCCGTGAGCCGCGCCCCCGACGCGGTGCCGTCCCTCGTCGACGTGCTCAACTGGGCCGACGAGCCCGGGTGCCAGGAGAAGGCGGCCTACGTGCTGatggtcctggcgcaccggagCTACGGTGACCGCGCCGCCATGGCCGAGGCCGGCGCCTCGTCCGCGCTCCTGGAGCTCACGCTCGTGGGCACGGCGCTCGCGCAGAAGCGCGCGTCCAGGATCCTGGAGATCCTCCGCGCCGACAAGGGCAAGCAGGTCGCGGAAGACGCCTCGGGCGTCGTGGCGACGGTGTCGGCGCCGCAGGAGCGCGGGTGCCGCGGGGAGGAGTCGGTGGACGGGGAGTTCGCCGACGCCGGCATGAGCGCGGAGAAGCGCGCCGTGCGGCAGCTGGTTCAGCAGAGCCTGCAGAGCAACATGCGCCGCATCGTCCGCCGCGCGCGGCTGCCGCAGGACTTGGCTCCGGCACCGACTGAGAGCCTCAAGGCGCTCACTGCCTCCTCCACCTCCAAGAGCCTACCGTTCTAGGAGATCATGCAGAATCCATAtgccagaagaagaagaaaaaaacgcACAGGTAAAAAAGACGAGCTTATTCATCGCCGTCCCTTCACAGCTACACATCACTGTTTTCGTCTGGAACCTTAAATTCTAGCTAGTTGATCAGTGATCACTCAGCTACCATATCAACATTCAACACTGATCTTGCAGTTTGTCTGCCATTGCAGTCGTTGGCTGAACCATTGTCTCACAAAAGGCTGCTACTAAACAACAAGTCTAATCAGCCATGGAAATTTCCACTTGGCCCTAGCAAACAATAATATATTTCCCACGAACCAACTAAGCACATTTTTAGACTTTTTCTCAGTTTCTTTAATCTTTGACCAATGTCCAATCCACCACAGCCAACGAGTACACGAACTTGAAGGGTCTAGTAGTATTTTTGTACTGTCCTAAACTACAACATCAGGCATTTTTCTGGAAGAAGGTTGAAGTCTTGTTCCTGGCTTGGGTTGTGTCGTCAGTCGCCACTCCTTTACCTCGACCTCGAGAGCGAGACCGCGGTCATTAACAGCTGCTTTGTTGCTTTCTGGGAAAGCAAGCTCGAGTCCCTACAGTCCATTGTCGCCCCCTACCCAAAAAAGCTCGAGACAGGTCATCATCGCGCTCACTTTTGTTAGTTTTATCCTGCAAGTCACAGCTGAATAGCTCATCCACTGTCATTACTCCTGTAAACCAGCTCTGGAATCCATGGAATAGTTTATACTACTACTAGACATTTTTCTATATCCTGCTGAACTGTACTGTTGCTTTTGATGGCGGGCCAGACAgttaaaaaagaagaagaagaagaaaaactctCTCTGAATCTGTCTTGGCAGCAGGGAAGATGAGGCCAGGAGAGTTGATGAGGAGACTTTGCTGCGTTCCGTTCCGTTGCTGCATGCGTCGGAGACCGGGAATCTTTCGGGCGCCCTGAAGCGGAAGCGGAGTGACGAGAAGATGGGGGCTAATCTAAAGCAGTTGTTTAACCGCGCTGCTCGTTGCCGCTTTTTTTTCTTCTCGTGCCTGCTGACGGAACCCACGTGCGCGGACCGACCTGTTCAAGTCCAGGCTCTGACAGACGAGAGCTGGCCTCGAGATGTTCTCCTAATCGCTTTCGCATTTCTTAATCGCCTTCGACTCGTTATCTTCCGCTTCTGTATATGGGAATAGCTATAGGATAGTAAGTAGTTTGTTTAGCCATACTACACCTAGTGGTCAGTGTGTTCGGGGCTTGCTCTTTGGGCACATGTTCTTTCTTGTTGTTGCTGAATGTGGTAGTAGGGTAGTGGAAAGTCTTAGAAGAACTAGAAAGAGGATGCGTGTGGACGTTTTATATATATGTAAACTATGATGATGGTTTCATCTTTGAGTACCTGATTTCAGTGCACGGGACAGCTTCAGATTTACTTCAAAACAGTCAAATTGTATAAAAAGTTATTCAAACGCTCTAGCTACAACAAAATGGTGAACCCGCCTCTGCCCCTGCCCGTGCTTGGCAACGACCCGGCTGCGCTCGTCACCGACTCGACCGCCATGGTCGTGCCTTGCAACGCCAACGCTGTGGCTGGCCCGCACGAGATCTATGAGATCTATTTTCCCTGCACAAACCCTAAACCCCGACGGGCACAATCAAGATGATGCATTCTTTTGGTCCCTCCTCTCCCTTCCTATTGCCCTATATAGCTAGCTCACCCCCGCTGGTAGATTCGCTGGGCCACAGGGTTTATTCTGTGCCCTTTTTATTTTCTAGGGAGGTCGCGTGggtttaggccctgtttggttctTTTAGTCGCTAGACTaaattttagtgactaaagtttagtcgctaAAGTACCCCGTTTGTTTCCAGTAACTAAACCGGACTAAAGAACATTAATTGCTGTGAATAATAACTATTTTACCCCTATTAATTAATAGACGTTTGCTAAAAGAAGAAAGTGGAGAGGACAAATAAGGTAAAAATActactttagtcccttttagtcacccctTTGACTaaatgactaaagtttagtcacccattttagtcaccatgtttgcttatttaagaactaaaagtgactaaagtttagtcagccCAAACCAAACAGAGCCTTAGATTTTACGGACTAGCGTAGGCGTAGCTATTTGACTTTGTACATTTGAGACGCGCAGCCGGCCTCTCCTTCGTTCCGTCGGCTCCCTCCACCTCCGACGTGCTCTAAAACCCCATGTGTGAAACTGCGCGTGGTGGTTTTCTGCTTGGGTCTCCATTCGGCAGTGCATTCGCCTATCTGCAGTAGAATGGCCAGTCGTTGGTTTTAGTTGTCCGGAAATTCGAAAcagaactatcttggagtcttaaGTTGGGAACCATGGCGATGGCCAGTTCCTCTAAACGCAGAGCATGGAAATTGCAGACTGGCTTTTTAAGACGAGAAACATGGCACAGAAGACTTCATCCTCTGTTCTTGGAGGAGCCGTCGGGGTGCAGAGTGCACAGCGGCGTGATAACCACATGAGGCTTTTTCCCCCTACCCCCTCAGCTCTCCCGACAGGTGGTGTTGGAGTCCAGGCAGCCAGATCCGTGGCCTCCAGTCCCCCACTCTACCTGGCCATGCTACGCCGCTGCCTACCCTCGGGGCACAACACAACGACACGGCAGTGCAGAGAGCGCGCGCAATCATGGACCGTAGGCTTTTCTCGTTGCCCATCGGCCGTGCGGATGGTGGCAGTAGCGGTGGGatatgttgagaactacgttaccacggatcaccagatccgctcccttccctcccgtcagcagtagaggcgcaagaagctgtagagaacctgtctcccttcccataagcacgacagaggaaacacacgagacactggatatagggttgggcctctggcctctttctgatctctgtattatgagggggtgtacaggttccttatatagagatgtgagacccctcaggggcaaagcaggtatttgcccacataaccctaactagggttacttaacactcccccttgggcgaataccgtgaccaacacatgcctcgttaaaactccgaaaaacccagtgggaaaatatggagaaagagtgcatggtgatacaaattgcatttgcactttgttgcctcgttaaaaacctcatgtgagaaacttcaagaaaactcaccaagggaaaaagagtacaacaactgtcatcGGGACAAATTTCGATCCtttgggatctagattctatcgaatcttctacaagggctaactttagaaatgtgctccccctgatccttgcaaaactgtatcaataaggcaaaacatcttcttctagaagtatatgcacataaagatttagcaaacggattgcatatccttgcaaggactatttcaggaactttacctctactcacttctaggatatacgaggtaagtgcacatatcaatataaataagccactttgactgatggtgttcgatcgactagatctatatatttgatagaaagttccataaaggttcacatattgatcatcaagctcacgccttcagggcatagaatatgacatttattgtctcacggttgtgatcaatataagcattcgctccccctgacgatgacatctgtcaaagtcgttatccctcataactcaagcatattcttcaagatatatgtctcattgttcatctggaataacgagaatggatgaggttggggtgctatcattttctatcttacaccacaatttatacatagttgtgcaaagcaaataacatgtccttcaataggacttaggggataatatagttgcaatagtacatattctaaatatgatacatcgctcgaggcgttcatccattgcaacatctatgatggtgtcacAAAAATCCatctaagatcgtaatccatcagggattttttcatcgatcagatacatcattatagtctgtcattctagcacaatggggatattttgccagtaacacataaaccttataggtttctgccatcaaggctttagaggataccgtaattccacatctagtggaaattaccatgagtaaaactcatggaatgcacatgtgcttatttggtgaacttcaagtcctttggtacctcatcttattccttttcgggtctgtatgggtctttatccctttatagggattatcaaactttggtgtttaacacagactttatttcttctggaaaggttccatcaaggaactataatctcatctaggagatattctctctataTATGAGAGTGCTCAttcgtcaggaatgtattattcagtacgagatttatatgttgcatatttacaattcaaagatatgagtcctcctaggatctcatgacggatcttcagaatcctatcaaCTGCATAttataattcatgccatttgccagatatattacatatagcggaacaatgtttattcaacacatatgtgggatgggtctctcacaagaccacttgaaccatcgcattcaccacacattatttcaatagtgcccataatgtCTGAACTCCAAGCTCGTGATTTcactttgcgattattggttcagcctcgattgcatttatcattgacccgataagagagcttcaaacactcatgcctaggactttgttttggatccctttgcaatctagagaggcaagataggtgtcgacatatttgtctcccacatttaataatgatctccgtcatttcccaaaacgaaagattcattgttccgtattcccagcacaatgatattgcgcgcattgctaggaattttatcatcaagatgaacctcttcgtgaggcaaatcaccatcagggtgaattaatcggaggaaaattatcacagaccacgtgaatctgcaatcagaacatatgctttgactaaggctgatggatcatattcgcaggcgtccccgagaatagatcaaataccattaagtcaaatgtggatatgatattaatcccgggtatatccacatctacatcaggtagaagcattcaaaccaatatggttactcctcaacgatttctggcaaactccatatacacaggagtacacactgaacgacaggttcagtttggcttttgtgcgtttaatagaatattgaggcattatatTATAtgagcattcctccccctaatgccgagatgttctaaaagcatacagataaaatccccaaccacaatcatctagttgtggccaatgtatgctattgtggtgatttatttgggaaatcttacgcacattacagataagggttttatgcagtgagctttggacttagattaatgtagtagcatgaatactacatatttgtccttcacatgaagggttagtctcaacatccagcgagacacgcaacaacaagttgcttcatggttacaattctgcaaacttattgttattattaccaaatgcacagtcaatcattaaAATTTAGACTAACAagcacaacactattttatccataagggtccttcaggggctcatgaataccattcgtcgtttggagccattagttgacttcagatcaacaagtaaaatgaccatcagggtctaacgctcacaaggacattcactggttgtattgtgctttgaggcacataggaaaaatgtgtgtgtttatattggtagtaaagtgcacggcatcaggccaatgctgccaagcagagaTTTTTATGTGCAGaaatgtatagtccagctcgttttatcattgcccatggtttacccaattactcataccgttctgaaattgggtatcgatttatgcaacatttttaggtataataattttgagagagaacttataacaataatTAATTATTTGTGATGTTGCCAGCAgagcaaacatttctcctcatattatataccaaattgttctataaagcattatttcaatctcttcattgttcagcaaaaagagaagctttggaatagaacagacaaggccaagaattcattttatctgggaaaaatcaccatataactagcttttgatgaagcaaatgatgataactgcttggtaaGAACGAAACAATATTGGTATCCGCCcaggatccatcttcaacaacagatagtactgctctcatacgaaaaaatcatcaggagtagagaggatacaacaggtctccataagatcttcatatttctatcacaaattatcatcactagtagtctactggtcaagacatatgactcttctggctccgaggaccaagaatatgttaatgtctaatctagcttcaagctctgtggtgatgtgggatttcatagttattaGTCTACTCTTCTCACTTTTGGTAGATCgaaggtagataatggtaagcatgccaaagggtggaattcagtgtagttcggctacataaaccccaggtatgtgtccattcaggaccgacctttaccatttaacttacagtgtataccaaattgtcaaaggactatcccgagtcaattcagtgactataagtatttacaattccgagagatgtatgcgacacaagcatagaggtcctagatagaacgagtaaagtggttcgacgggaacacactatggttttcacaccaacatagtgaaaaaaTTCTCAGAATAACCTTTCGATGTACTCGTAACTTCGTGCTGCTAGGGTACTAGCCATTTATCTCAAAGTTCGCTTCATGTCGTtcaacgacaaagagagcaacatgtcaacatctggttgagcaatgtataatTGAGATTTATAGCcttaaatcatttggtaaggtcttttgcttactaatagaatcccaatGTGTGATATCTTCTATGACAAAatggctttcatgcattatattatatatcttcgggttacttcgggtaaaactttatgcatgaggagagagcgGAAAATGaacttatctgtgtttcattgtattttaatttaatttcccagatttacaagcactatagagcttggtatagttgttatggccacttggcgatatataaatatgccacacaacacagtcaaataaaatatagagccaaACAAAATTGTTTATGAAGGTTGCGCATAATATGACTTCAGGaccttgaacaacccaccacaatccacgcgagtacaagctctagcgtctAGTGTCAACGCGTGTGCAACAGGCACAATTATGGCTCGATAATCGGGGTACACGATAAGTCCATGCAACatgcgcaacaggcgcaattgtgaCTCGATGATCACGGCAGACGGACACAAACcgtgcctacagggcatgcggAAAATACGCGACTCTACGATGGCGGTCCGACTCAACGGGAGCGGTCCAATTAAACGGGAGTACGACATAGCAATCATATGACGCAGCCAAGTTCTTACGACACAAATACTGCGTCGTATTGCCAGGACGCAGCCAGTGCTTAGCCAATGCCAAAACTCAACCAATTAATAATGCAGCCTTATTGGTGCATCCaagtacccactatacaatttaatcgctcgacgtgagGTCAAAAACTCAACACATCATAAATATTTAGAGCGTATAAAAATGCGCAACATAGTCTTCACATGCATTTTAAtatttttctactaattatttactACAGGAAATAAAAGCAGAAAAATAAACAACATAATGAACATAACACATAGGTGTAAAAGGCATTTTCTTATATTGAAGTATGTACTTTCTATTAATTATTTACTGcagaaaataattaattaagGTAGAAACTTTTAGAGCTTGGTTGTACGAGTATATTAGCTAGTATATCAGACACATAATATTGCTCACTCCAAAAAAAAATGCTGCTTACACGTCTCCCATCTTGAGATCAAGTTGTGTTCTCGAATTGAAAAAGCAAATAAtcaatctgaagaagaaattactAGCGCACAGCTGGTACAACAGGCCAACAGCAACGGTTGCGCATGGTCCACCTCACTGCACGTGGTCCCGACACGCGCTGTCCAGAAACAACTAGCGTCGAACTGCTCAGTCAAAAAAATGGATCTGGTCCTTTTTTCACGACACGAAGTGTGTTAAAGTGCGCATggctgtttttttcttttttctttttgacTGGTAGCTGTTCCGTTTTGGTCTGCGCGATAATCGCATCACGAACGTGGCCAAACCATTTTTGCGCGTCACTTCCGCGAGCCACGGCGTGTGGCCACCGGAGGAGGCGGGGGAAGAGGACTGGGACAACACGCAGGAGTCGTCAAGTGAAAGAAAGGAGCCGAGACGCACACCCACGGCTATCATTACGCGGCTTCCAGCGCGGTGGTGGCGCTCGCCTGTGACGACAGTGGTCATGCTCGTCACAGCTCTGCGCGCTAAGAGAAGTGGGCGGCCATGGCTTTCGAGGCAGGACCGCGGGTGGTGCCGGGCCGCCACGGCATCCGTGTGAGCTCCTTTGACCTTTGACGTTTGTGGCACACGGGTGCGCAGCAAGCGCCGCCATCAGGCGAGTGGGCCCTACCTCCTTTCTTTCTCTCTGAATCTCAGTCTGAGATTCTATTCTTCAATCCTCAATATGAGCAGCAGATTCAATCTACTCAGAAATACATACCATTCGATTAGGTAGAAGTGAAAtcgaagcctgtcgcgtaggacagttcggctaggccggggACCTGCCGACttgacggagagttgatgcagatctgatctcgcagcaacgtcgaggtagagcgtgctgataacgtgttgagaactacgttaccacggatcaccagatccgctcccttccctcccgtcagcagtagaggcgcaagaagctgtagagaacctgtctcccttcccataagcacgacagaggaaacacacgagacactggatatagggttgggcctctggcctctttctgatctctgtattatgagggggtgtacaggttccttatatagagatgtgagacccctcaggggcaaagcaggtatttgcccacataactctaactagggttacttaacaggaTATACATATACTGGGGGCGGGACGGCAGGGAGACGGGACGGAAGCGCGCGCCCAAGCGGACCACCCCCAAGTGAGAGACGAGACCGGGGGACCCTAAGCGATCGCCCTGTGCCCgtactgcactgcactgcacacCCTGTCGGTCGCCTTGTTGCGTCGGCCCGGCCCCCCCGGGTGCAACGCAAGGTGCTTGGCTGTAGTGGCAGGTACCACTACCAACCACACACAATTCCGAAGGGACTTCGCCCACCAAACAGCTTCTGATATTGGGCACCATGTGTATATATTATAGATACAGCCAGACAGCCTGGTGTATGCAGCCATGGATGCCGACGTGCCAGCCTGCATCCTGGTGACCAATCCACAGTAGCGAGGTGCGAGGCGCAGCCAAGGCAGCAGTGTCGACGGCGGGAGCAGGGGGGCTCTGACCGGGTGGCCGGGATGTCACGTATGCGCACGGCAAGGGGAACCGTGCGCCCGATGGTGAAGGGAAACCGTGCTCTTGTGGCATGCGGCATGCCATCTCTCCTATCAATCTATCATTCTATTCCATTCTATCAGCACAAACGGAAAAAAGGCCCTTTATATACGCAAGCACTTGACTGGAGGAGCGGGCCCGGCGTGCGCGCCAGCACCAGAACGCAAGCGAAGCGATCAGTAGTATCTGCCACGCGCGTGCACGGTGCACCACCACCGACTCTTTTTCCACCCTCGCAAGCGATCAGCTTTCTGGCGATCATCTCCTGCCACAGCCGCAGCCCGCAGCTGGTGTGGCTCCCCGTCCGTCAGGCCGGCCGCACCTGGCACTGGCAGCGAGCGCAACTCAAGTGGTCCCAAGGGATTCCGACACGTCTCTGGCACAAGCCCAAGGGCCAAGATGCTGGCTGAGACTTGAGAGCCTGATGAAAGTCCCAAGGCACGGCTGCCGCCCATCAGAGAATGGGCTGGGCCACGATACCTGCTGGAGCCACCTTTCGGTCAACCGGTCACGCAAGGTAATTGGAAAGCATGGGCTGAACCGGCCCGATCCAGGTCCTTCATACACAGAAAGAAATAGGAAGCAAATATCTTAGGCTGGGCCTCTAGGAAGCCGACCTGGGCCTCCACTCCGCTTCTCCCGCCGCCATCGCGGTTGtgtgtgttaagtaaccctaactagggttatgtGTACCTGCTTTGCTCgtaaggggtctcacatctctatataaggaacatgtacatCCCTTCATAagacagagaagagaaagaggccagaggcccaaccctacatcGTGTCTCATGTATTTCCTCTATCGTGCTTATGAGAAGGAAGACGGGTTCTCTACAACTTCTTGCGCCTCtattgctgacgggagggaagagagcggatctggtgatccgtggtaacgtagttctcaatacgttatcagcacgctctacctcgacgttgctgcgagatcatatctgcatcaactctccgtcaaGCCGACAGGTCCTctggcctagccgaactgtcctacgcgacaggcttcgaTTCTCTCTCTATGTAATCGAGCGGTATGTTTACTGTTAATGATCTATTGCATGCGCTACGATCCTGCGACAAAATAGCTATCGTCGTCGTGGTGATGCACCCGCGCCGGAAGCGCTCGCTATCGCGACAGCTAGCCCACGTCAGAAGCCACTCCGTGTGTGGCAATTGGTCTTCAGACGCGGTCACAAATCCATTTTTTCCTGCGATAAAGGAAGGGGCCGTTTTGCCTTGATGTGGCACGTCACATGCATGCACCTGCTTAGTACGACATCGGTAGTGCGCTTGCATGCAACCATGGAGCAGCGACAGTTTCG contains these protein-coding regions:
- the LOC100194379 gene encoding uncharacterized protein LOC100194379, which encodes MVARCAHADAGGFRIWPIFSAASLRRKVLEVLACGGGGGGGDGGGSCRGRTAYRSPQRIPRPRPRSDRLAELLRAEQPSECSDEAEAEAEAAARKVEALEELKGVVGALRDGGGDGCMSRVEAAMAVRSKAKDDAGAREMLAMLGAIPPLVAMLDEGGDVGEDVTTAALYALLNLGIGNDTNKAAIVQAGAVHKMLRIAEGGALTEAAVVANFLCLSALDANKPVIGASGAAPFLVRAFQAASSTEQARHDALRALLNLSIAPANALHLLAAGLAPALVAAVGDGPVTDRALAVLCNLVAACPEGRRAVSRAPDAVPSLVDVLNWADEPGCQEKAAYVLMVLAHRSYGDRAAMAEAGASSALLELTLVGTALAQKRASRILEILRADKGKQVAEDASGVVATVSAPQERGCRGEESVDGEFADAGMSAEKRAVRQLVQQSLQSNMRRIVRRARLPQDLAPAPTESLKALTASSTSKSLPF